Part of the Streptomyces antimycoticus genome, TGCGACGGCCGTGGCCGAGCCTGTGTTGATATCCGCCACCACGACACATGCGCCCTCGGCCACCAGGCGATGGGCGATGGCCTTGCCGATGCCCGAGCCGGCGCCGGTCACCAGGGCGATACGGGTCGCGAGGGGCTTGGGCTTCGGCATGCGCTGGAGCTTGGCCTCTTCCAGCGCCCAGTACTCGATGCGGAACTTCTCCGACTCCTCGATGGGGGAGTAGGTCGACACCGCTTCCGCGCCGCGCATGACGTTGATCGCGTTGACGTAGAACTCGCCTGCCACGCGGGCCGTTTGCTTGTCCTTGCCGTAGCTGAACATCCCGACGCCGGGGATGAGCACGATGGCGGGATCCGCGCCGCGCATGGGAGGGGAGTCGGGGGTGGCGTGGTTGTTGTAGTAGGCCGCGTAGTCGGTGCGGTACTCGGCGTGGAGTTCCCTGAGGCGGGTGATCGTCTCGTCGAGGGGGGTGTCCGGCGGGAGGTCCAGGACCAGGGGGCGGACCTTCGTACGGAGGAAGTGGTCCGGGCAGGAGGTGCCGAGGGCCGACAGGCGTGGGTGTTCGGCGCGGGAGACGAAGTCCAGGACGGTGTCGTTGTCCGTGAAGTGGCCCACCTGGGGGCGGTCCGTGGAGGCCAGGCCGCGGATCACGGGCGCCAGGGCGGCCGCGCGGGCGCGGCGCTCGGCGTTGGGGAGGGTGGGGTGGACGACGGGGCCGAACGGGTCGGCCTTGCCGCGTGCGGTGAGGAACTCCTCGGCGGTACGGATGATGCGGAGGGAGTTGGCCTCGCACGCGGCGGAGGTGTCGCCCCAGGCGGTGATGCCGTGGCCACCGAGAATGCAGCCGATGGCCTGGGGGTTGGCCTTCTTGATGGCGGCGATGTCCAGGCCCAGTTGGAAGCCGGGCCGGCGCCAGGGCACCCAGACGACCTGGTTGCCGAAACACTCTTTGGTCAGCGCCTCGCCATCGGCCGCGCAGGCGAGGGCGATGCCGGAGTCGGGGTGGAGGTGGTCGACGTGGGCGGCGTCGACCAGGCCGTGCATCGCGGTATCGATGGACGGTGCGGCCCCGCCCTTGCCATGCAGGCAGTAGTCGAAGGCCGCGACCATCTCGTCCTCGAGATCCACCCCTGGATAGACCTCGGTGAGCGCGCGAAGCCGGTCCAGACGGAGCGCGGCGAGCCCGGAGTGGGCGAGCGTGCCCAGATCGCCACCGGAGCCCTTGACCCACATCAGCTCGACATCCTGGCCCGTGACCGGGTCGGTCGCGGTGCCCTTGGCGGAGGTGTTTCCGCCCGCGTAGTTGGTATTGCGGGGGTCGGCACCGAGACGATGCGAGCGCTCCAGGAGCGCGGCCGCCTCGGGGTGGGGTTCTGCGGTCATGACGTCCTCTTTGTGTGAACCGGGCCGGTCTCGGTGGGTTTCGGTGACAGCGGGAGGCGTGTCCCGCAGGGGCGTGTTTGAGGGCCAGTAGTGGCCGGGGCGGCGCCAAGGGGTTCGCGGCGAAGCC contains:
- a CDS encoding bifunctional aldolase/short-chain dehydrogenase; translated protein: MTAEPHPEAAALLERSHRLGADPRNTNYAGGNTSAKGTATDPVTGQDVELMWVKGSGGDLGTLAHSGLAALRLDRLRALTEVYPGVDLEDEMVAAFDYCLHGKGGAAPSIDTAMHGLVDAAHVDHLHPDSGIALACAADGEALTKECFGNQVVWVPWRRPGFQLGLDIAAIKKANPQAIGCILGGHGITAWGDTSAACEANSLRIIRTAEEFLTARGKADPFGPVVHPTLPNAERRARAAALAPVIRGLASTDRPQVGHFTDNDTVLDFVSRAEHPRLSALGTSCPDHFLRTKVRPLVLDLPPDTPLDETITRLRELHAEYRTDYAAYYNNHATPDSPPMRGADPAIVLIPGVGMFSYGKDKQTARVAGEFYVNAINVMRGAEAVSTYSPIEESEKFRIEYWALEEAKLQRMPKPKPLATRIALVTGAGSGIGKAIAHRLVAEGACVVVADINTGSATAVAQELGGPDKATAVTADVTSEEQIKAAFAQAALHFGGVDILVNNAGISISKPLLDTTTQDWDLQHTIMARGSFLASREAARTFIAQNMGGDIVYITSKNAVFAGPNNIAYSATKADQAHQVRLLAAELGEHGIRVNGVNPDGVVQGSGIFASGWGAQRAAVYGVPEEKLGEFYAQRTLLKREVLPTHVANAVFTLVGGDLTHTTGLHIPVDAGVAAAFLR